TACCGTGGTTACCACACGATGGCTTCCTCATCTTCCTGTGCCTGATTAGCCTGTTCCTGCGCCAAGAGTTGCTTCTCATAGACCTTAAAGAACGGGTAATAAATCAGGGCAGATAATGCCATCAGCAACAGCACTAAGACGGTGACGCGGAAATCCCAGCCCATGGCCCACGCGGCACCAATCGGCGCCGGCGATGTCCATGGAACCAATGAAATCATGTGTGGAAGTAGATTAGTGGTCACTGCGGTGTAGGCCACAACCGCATTGATCATCGGCGACAAAATGAAGGGAATAAAGAAGGTTGGGTTCATAACGATCGGCGTACCAAATATCACCGGCTCATTAATATTAAACATGCTCGGAACCAGACTCAGTTTCCCCATAGCACGTAGATGCACGGATTTACTGCGCAGGAACAACAGCACTAAACCGAAGGTTGCGCCTGAACCACCAATTACGATCAAAAAGTTCCAGAACGCCTCCGTCATAATGTGCGTCAGCGGCAGCCCTGCGGCGAGATCGGTTTGATTTAACCCTAAATTCGTCAGCCAAAATGCCTGCAACATGCCAGAAACAATGGCCGAGCCGTGGATCCCAGCAAACCATAATAGATGGCAAATCAACACGGCAAGTAAGATCGCCGGTAGTGAATCAGCGGCAGAAATCAGTGGCTGGAACAGCGCCATAATTGCCTGAGGGAGAAGCTGGTCAAACAGTGCCTGCACGCCCATGCTGATCGGATACAGCGTAATAATGACGGCAAGAATCGGGATCAGCAGGTCGAATGATTGTTTGATGTTTGCCGGAACCTGCGGAGGGAGCCTTATTCCAATATTGTGATGTTTGAGAAAACGCGTGAGCTCCGTAACATAAATCGCCACGATAACCGCGGTGAAAATCCCCACGCCGCCCAGCGCAACGGTGGGCATATTTCCGTTAGCCTGCGGTGCTGACACCAGCAAAAAGCCCATCAGTGCCAGCATTGCCGTCATGAAAGGATCAAGCTGATAGCGTCTTGCGAGGTTGTAGGCAATTGCTGCAGTGATGTAAATCGACATGATCCCCATCGTCATGTTGAACGGCGTCAGGATCTGGCTTTCATACTTGCCAGACAGCGCCAGCCAACTGCGTGCAAAACCCCAGCTACTCTCAGCGGAAAACGGGGGATAGACAAATACCAGTAAAAACGAACCGACAATCATGAACGGCATAGCGGCAATAAAGCCATCACGAATCGCCATAATATGTCGCTGAGAGGAAATTTTTCCCGCCACCGGGCTAATTCGATTTTCGATAAAGCTAAACAGCGATTGACTGATATTCATCATGCTCTACCCCTGAATAAGACGCGTAAGGAACAGAGTATAAGACGCCATTTTTATTAACCGCAACCGGTTTCAGTAACCGGTTTCATTTTTATCCTAGAATGTGAAGGAGATCGAAGAAGGGAAGCGTATCTACGCTTAAATCACGCGTACAGAAGTTTCGTAACTGCTTTCCCAATAGCGATCGCTGAGGCGAGAAGTCGTTACCCCCATACTCTTTGATGCATGGATGAACTGACCGTTCCCCACATACACCCCGACATGTCGTGTCTCCGGCGAGGTTTTAAAGAAAACCAAATCACCGATTTTGAGATGCTGCTTTGCAATGTGGCTACCGAAATGAATTTGCTCGGAGGTTGTTCTCGGCAGATTAACCGAGAGCTCACCGAGCACCCGGCGCGTAAATGCTGAGCAATCAATGCCATATTTAGAATCACCGCCCCAGAGATATCTCACCCCCTGCCAGCGCCGATAATCCTGCAAAATGACCTGCTTAATATTGGCCTGCTGTGGATCGTTGAAGCTTTTGCTATTTAGCGCTTCCCGATAGGAAATCCGGTAAGAAGATTGTTTAACATGCAGGTTTTGGTTCATCTTGTCAGATTTAAAATACGTAGGTAAATCAAACGCCGATGAGGACTGAGTCACGAATGCGACAGAGCAAAATACTGCGGCTGAGATAAGTTTTCGGAATAACATTTTGAGATCATCGTAGAGGGAAAAAGGCGTCCTTAAGAGACATAGCGACTTGCCTCAACACCAAAGGGCTTTGCGCTTAATCACATCCATTGCAGGGCGCAAACTACACAGCTATCCACTCAGCCTCCACTGAATTCACATTGAAGTTATGCTTATGAGTTAATCATATGTTTTATGAATTAATGTTTTGCTCGGTGAACCATGGCGTTAAAACAAGAATGGAATGTTAATAAGAAAATTTGTCAGGAATAAAAATTAAAAAACCGCCGAAGAATGGTAACGCCGTTCACTTAAGCTCGATTTTAGGGGGAGCACACCGATGGGGTCGTAGCGGCGAAAGCCGCCAACAACTTTGCTTGGAGCAAAGTTGAACAACGCTTTAGCGTTGGCCCGTAGGGTGGAACACAAGGATGTGTTCCATAACGGCCCCGCGGTGTGCTAGACCCGTGTATCTCTTAAATGAGCGGCGTTACCGCATGGCGGTCTATGCCCAAAATAATTCAGGTGGTTTGAAAGTATGACGGGGCTAAATCAGCTATTTTCCTGCCCATAATAGGCCGTTGCGCCGTGCTTTCGCAGATAGTGTTTATCCAGCAAAGCGCGCTGCATAGCGTCAATCTCAGGCATCAGTTGGCGGGAGAAAATGCCCATGTAAGCGCACTCTTCCAGAACCACGGCATTATGCACGGCATCTGCGGCGTCGCGGCCCCACGCAAAGGGACCATGTGAATGCACTAATACGGCGGGAACCTGCATTGGGTCAATATCGCGCTGGGCGAAGGTTTCAATAATCACTTCACCGGTTTGATGCTCATAGTCGCCTTCAATTTCATCTTTATTCATTAGGCGCGTGCACGGAATGGTGCCATAAAAATAGTCTGCGTGCGTGGTGCCCCAAGCGGGTAGATCAAGACCGGCCTGTGACCAAATGGTGGCATGGCGCGAATGGGTATGAACGATGCCGCCAATGTGCGGGAAAGCCCGATACAGCGCCAAATGAGTGGCGGTATCCGACGACGGTTTTTTATTTCCCTCCACCACATGGCCGCTGGCTAAATCCACCACCACCATATCTGCCGCCTGCATTCCGTCATATTCAACGCCCGAAGGCTTAATCACTACCCGCCCAGATTCACGATCGATCGCACTCACATTGCCCCAGGTAAATGTAACCAAGTGATGCTTGGGCAGAGCCAGATTGGCGTCTAAGACCTGCTGTTTTAATTGCTCTAACATACCAAACCTCCTTCCATCATCTTCGCCTCGATCCACTGCCGCGCTTTAATAATTTCCAGCACCGGCTCCGCTGATTTTTCCGTCCACATTTCGATCAAGAATGAGCCGCGATAGTTCAGCCGCTTTAGCGTTTGGAACACGCCGACGAAATCGACGCAGCCATCGCCGAATGGCACATCGCGAAACTGCCCTTGGCTGGTTGCCGTTACCGGATAGGTGTCTTTCAAATGAATCGCCGCAATGCTATCGATACCCAGTTCCAGCTCGGCGGACACATCATTGCCCCACGCGCTCAGATTTCCCACATCGGGATAAACGCTAAACCACGGCGACGAAAGCAGCCGATCCCACTTTTTCCACTTGGTAATTGAGTTCATGAATTCGGTATCCATGATCTCAACGGCCAGCATCACCTGCGCACCTGCGGCCTGCTCCACCGCCCACGCCAGACCCTCGGTAAAACGCCGCTGAGTGCCCTCATCTTGCTCTTCGTAATACACGTCGTAGCCCGCAAGCTGAATCGTTCTGATGCCTAAGTCGCGCGCCAGATGAATCGCTTTCGTCATAATGCTGCGCGCCTGCTGGCGGACATTTTCGTCATGGCTGCCAAAAGGAAAACGTCGATGCGCCGATAGGCACATAGAAGGAATAGAGACCCCACTTTCCAGCATCGCCCCCACCAGCGAGGTTCGCTGAGCAACGCTCCAGTCTAAACGGCTAAGTCTTTCGTCTGTTTCATCCACCGACATTTCAACGAAGTCGAATCCACAGCTTTTCGCCAGCGCTAAGCGCTCTGGCCAGCTTAAGGTTTTTGGCAGGGCTTTTTCATAAATGCCAAGTGGATGACGTCGTTTGATGATGTTCATCGTGACGCCCCCCAAATTTCATCGATCTGCTGATGAAACGCCTGTGCGACCTCTTGCGGATGTTCAGCTTCCGACAATGCACGGCCAGCGATAAACGCTCTGACGGAGATATCTTTAAACAGCGCGAGATCCTGTGGCGTGATCCCACCAGTGATCGACAGCTCCAACCCCAGATCGGAAAGCTGTTTCATACGATCAAGATCCTGCTGGCTCCAAGATTGCCCGCTAGCCTGAGCATCGCGCCCCCGATGATAAATCGCCTGACGCACTCCGGCGGCTCGCCATGCTTTCGCATCGTCGAGCGTCCAATTGCCAAATAGCTCAATTTGAATTTCACCGCCGCGAGACTGAGCCACCTGATGCGCTTTTATCACCGTCGCCAACGGCGCCGCACAAATCACCGTCATCCAGTTTGCTCCGGCGTCGAAGGCCTCGGTTGCCAAGGTTTCTCCGGCATCTGCCACCTTAAGGTCGGCAACAATAATGCTATCAGGGCACATCTGACGCAGTGCCCGCACGGCCTGCAATCCTTCACTGATACATAGGATCGTACCGGCTTCGATAATATCCACGTGGTTTCTTAGCGCACTCACGCTTTGCAAAGCCTGATTCAGGCTCGTGTGATCCAGCGCGAGCTGAAGCAAAGGTCGGTTCATAATGGATAGCTCCTCAAGACTTGGCTAACGATGAGCAGCGCACGTGATAGCCATGCAATGCTTCAATCAAATATTGGTAACGGGTAAATTTATGCTGATAGGCGCACCACACCGCGCTATCGGGTTCAATGCGTTGAATCGCATGGCTAAGCTGGCTTTGCGCCTGTTTCACGTTGGAGTACACACCGCTGCCCACCAGCGCCACCAAGGCCGCGCCCAAACAGCCCGTTTCTTCAACCTGTGGCAACTCAACGGGTAAACCGCTGACATCGGCCAGCATTTGCATCCAGACTTTCGAGCGCGCCGGCCCGCCGGTAACACGCAGTTTGCGTACCTGAGTAAAACGTTCACGCATGCGATTGAGATGGGTCATGTGGCTAAACACCACGCCTTCGTAAACCGCCTGTAAAAGATGCTCGCGCCGATGTAGCGATTGCAGACCATAAAAACCGGCGGTCATATCCAAACCGGCATTGCTGCCATACAAAAACGGCAAAAACATCACGTCGCTGCCGGCCTTCGGCAATGCGCCTACCGACTGATTAATTTCATCAAAACTGATGCCGCCGCACTGTTGGGTCAGCCATTCCAAATTGGCGGAAGAGGTCGGGCTGGCCTCATGCACGATGTAATTATTCTCATCGTCACCCGGCGTATTGGCATAACGCCCATAGACATAGGGATAGGGTTCGTTCGAAGAGATGCACTTGGCAACGCCGCTGGTCACCGCCCAAGTTCCCATCACTGCGTTAAGCGTGAATTCATCCTGAAGGCCAGCACAGATCGCGGTCGACACCACATCAAACAGCCCTCCCACCACGGGCGTGCCAGCGCGCAGCCCCGTGGCCTCAGCCACCTCGCGTGTTACTTTTCCGCATATTTCAGTAGAGCCCACAATCGGTGGCAGAACAGAAGAAACCTCAGGTATTCCAAGCCACTGCGTTAACTGGGGGTCATATTCGCCCTGCATCATGTTGTAGAGATTGGATTCAGAAATATTCGTCTCTTCGCAACCGCGTTCACCTGTCAGGCAGAAACGCAGATAGTCATGCGCCATCATCACTGAGCCAATTTTCTGATAACGTTCTGGCTGATGCTGTTTAACCCAGCGCAGTAAAGAAACCGGATGGCCAGTCCACAGGGTTTGCCGTGTAAGCGGATAGAGCATTTCAGGCAGCCCATCACGCTGCCACTGCGACACCACGTCAGTGGCTCGCCGATCCGATGACAGCATGGCATTGCCCAGCGGCCTGTTTTCTTTATCTAAGAGAAACAGTCCCTTGCCCTGAGCCGATATTCCGATAGCCTGCACCCGCTGACCATTAACACCGCTTTGGCGCAGCAGCATGGCGATAGTTTCTATACAGGCTTTCCATAGCAGAGACATGTCGCGTTCGGCCCAGCCCGGATGCTCGCTGATTACCGGCAACGCTTGGCGGCTAATACACAATTCCGCGCCCTGCCTATCGTATAGCCCTGCCTTGAGATAGGTGCCGCCACAGTCGATACCCAGCCAATATTCCGTGGATGTCGCACTCATAGTCATTCCTGTTATTTGCATTGATTGCCCCACCAGTCCCCCTCCCAACCTCCCCCTTGTCAGCGGGAGGAGCCGATCGAGATCCTCACAAACTACGCTGAACGGTTCCCTCCCCTGCGAAGGGGAGGGTTAGGGTGGGGGCTATTTACGCCGCCGTGCGTTTGCCTTCTGGCAGTTGCGCACCAGACTGCGTTGGTACATCACATTTCGCAGGCAGCAACAGCGCCAGCAGCGCAGCTATCGCCAGCGACAGGGCAAGGCAATAAACACCGGCATCTTTGTTGTAATAAGTAATCAGCAACCCAACCGCATACGGCCCGCAAAATCCGCCAAGGTTACCGAGCGCGTTAATCACCCCACGCGCCCCTCCCGCCATTTCTGCGCTAAATAACTTGGCTGGAATGGTCCAAAATACGCCCGCAGCCGACTGTAGAAATACGCCGCAGCCCACCAGCATCGCGTACGACCACCACACATGGTTTTTCAACGTCACAGACAGGAACATGCACGCAGCGAAACCCAGCAGCGGTAAGAACACGAACAGCTTGCGTTTACCGGTGCGGTCAGAGAGTGAAGAGAAGAGGAACATGCCTGCCATCGCACCGACATAAGGGAGAATGGCCAACATGCCCACCTGCCCCATTGAGGTATGGGTCAGCTCTTTGAGGATGGTCGGCAGCCACAGGGTGTAGCCGTAAATACCGGTTTGATAAAAGAAGTTCAGCGCGATCAGCTGCCACATGGTTTTATCGGACAGCACCGCACTCAGAGAGGCGTTTTTCACCTCTTTTCCAGCAATCGCGCGCTGCTCTTCGGCTAAGGTGGCGATCAGCCAGCTTTTCTCTTTTTCCGAAATCCAGCGTGCCTCTTGTGGTCGGTCACACACCGCCATAACCCACAGAACCAGCACCGCTACCGACATCAAACCTTCAATGATAAATAGCCAGCGCCAGTCAAGCGCGGTGATAATCCAGCCCGAAAGCGGTGCCGTGATAATGCCGGCAATCGGCACAAACATAATCACAATCGCATTGGCGCGTCCGCGTTCAGCGTCTGGGAACCAGTTGCTGATCATCGTGAGCACAACGGGCAACATTCCCCCTTCCGCGACCCCAAGAGCAAAGCGCAGAAACAGGAGTTGGTAATGATTCGTCACCAAGCCGGTTAAAATAGAAATAACCACCCACGCGACCAGTGACCAACCAATGAATTTCTTCCCGCTGCCGTGCACGGCAATTTTTCCACCGGGGACTTGCAGAAATAAATAACCAATAAAAAAGATACCGCCGGCTAATCCCGCCATGGACGCCGTAATACCGAGATCGGCATCCATCCCTCCGGGCATCGCGAAGGCGATATTCACCCTATCCATGTAGGAAATAATGCAGGCAATTAAGATCGGAGGAATTATTCTTAGCCATCGCTGGCGTGGAATATCATTCGGTATATTATTTTTATGTAGAGTTTCAGAGTTAGAGTTCATAACTTCACGCCTTAATCATTATTGATA
This is a stretch of genomic DNA from Hafnia alvei. It encodes these proteins:
- a CDS encoding FGGY-family carbohydrate kinase; the protein is MSATSTEYWLGIDCGGTYLKAGLYDRQGAELCISRQALPVISEHPGWAERDMSLLWKACIETIAMLLRQSGVNGQRVQAIGISAQGKGLFLLDKENRPLGNAMLSSDRRATDVVSQWQRDGLPEMLYPLTRQTLWTGHPVSLLRWVKQHQPERYQKIGSVMMAHDYLRFCLTGERGCEETNISESNLYNMMQGEYDPQLTQWLGIPEVSSVLPPIVGSTEICGKVTREVAEATGLRAGTPVVGGLFDVVSTAICAGLQDEFTLNAVMGTWAVTSGVAKCISSNEPYPYVYGRYANTPGDDENNYIVHEASPTSSANLEWLTQQCGGISFDEINQSVGALPKAGSDVMFLPFLYGSNAGLDMTAGFYGLQSLHRREHLLQAVYEGVVFSHMTHLNRMRERFTQVRKLRVTGGPARSKVWMQMLADVSGLPVELPQVEETGCLGAALVALVGSGVYSNVKQAQSQLSHAIQRIEPDSAVWCAYQHKFTRYQYLIEALHGYHVRCSSLAKS
- a CDS encoding L-ribulose-5-phosphate 3-epimerase — its product is MNIIKRRHPLGIYEKALPKTLSWPERLALAKSCGFDFVEMSVDETDERLSRLDWSVAQRTSLVGAMLESGVSIPSMCLSAHRRFPFGSHDENVRQQARSIMTKAIHLARDLGIRTIQLAGYDVYYEEQDEGTQRRFTEGLAWAVEQAAGAQVMLAVEIMDTEFMNSITKWKKWDRLLSSPWFSVYPDVGNLSAWGNDVSAELELGIDSIAAIHLKDTYPVTATSQGQFRDVPFGDGCVDFVGVFQTLKRLNYRGSFLIEMWTEKSAEPVLEIIKARQWIEAKMMEGGLVC
- a CDS encoding MFS transporter; this translates as MNSNSETLHKNNIPNDIPRQRWLRIIPPILIACIISYMDRVNIAFAMPGGMDADLGITASMAGLAGGIFFIGYLFLQVPGGKIAVHGSGKKFIGWSLVAWVVISILTGLVTNHYQLLFLRFALGVAEGGMLPVVLTMISNWFPDAERGRANAIVIMFVPIAGIITAPLSGWIITALDWRWLFIIEGLMSVAVLVLWVMAVCDRPQEARWISEKEKSWLIATLAEEQRAIAGKEVKNASLSAVLSDKTMWQLIALNFFYQTGIYGYTLWLPTILKELTHTSMGQVGMLAILPYVGAMAGMFLFSSLSDRTGKRKLFVFLPLLGFAACMFLSVTLKNHVWWSYAMLVGCGVFLQSAAGVFWTIPAKLFSAEMAGGARGVINALGNLGGFCGPYAVGLLITYYNKDAGVYCLALSLAIAALLALLLPAKCDVPTQSGAQLPEGKRTAA
- the araD gene encoding L-ribulose-5-phosphate 4-epimerase, which produces MLEQLKQQVLDANLALPKHHLVTFTWGNVSAIDRESGRVVIKPSGVEYDGMQAADMVVVDLASGHVVEGNKKPSSDTATHLALYRAFPHIGGIVHTHSRHATIWSQAGLDLPAWGTTHADYFYGTIPCTRLMNKDEIEGDYEHQTGEVIIETFAQRDIDPMQVPAVLVHSHGPFAWGRDAADAVHNAVVLEECAYMGIFSRQLMPEIDAMQRALLDKHYLRKHGATAYYGQENS
- the ulaD gene encoding 3-keto-L-gulonate-6-phosphate decarboxylase UlaD → MNRPLLQLALDHTSLNQALQSVSALRNHVDIIEAGTILCISEGLQAVRALRQMCPDSIIVADLKVADAGETLATEAFDAGANWMTVICAAPLATVIKAHQVAQSRGGEIQIELFGNWTLDDAKAWRAAGVRQAIYHRGRDAQASGQSWSQQDLDRMKQLSDLGLELSITGGITPQDLALFKDISVRAFIAGRALSEAEHPQEVAQAFHQQIDEIWGASR
- a CDS encoding PTS sugar transporter subunit IIC yields the protein MNISQSLFSFIENRISPVAGKISSQRHIMAIRDGFIAAMPFMIVGSFLLVFVYPPFSAESSWGFARSWLALSGKYESQILTPFNMTMGIMSIYITAAIAYNLARRYQLDPFMTAMLALMGFLLVSAPQANGNMPTVALGGVGIFTAVIVAIYVTELTRFLKHHNIGIRLPPQVPANIKQSFDLLIPILAVIITLYPISMGVQALFDQLLPQAIMALFQPLISAADSLPAILLAVLICHLLWFAGIHGSAIVSGMLQAFWLTNLGLNQTDLAAGLPLTHIMTEAFWNFLIVIGGSGATFGLVLLFLRSKSVHLRAMGKLSLVPSMFNINEPVIFGTPIVMNPTFFIPFILSPMINAVVAYTAVTTNLLPHMISLVPWTSPAPIGAAWAMGWDFRVTVLVLLLMALSALIYYPFFKVYEKQLLAQEQANQAQEDEEAIVW
- a CDS encoding C40 family peptidase; translated protein: MLFRKLISAAVFCSVAFVTQSSSAFDLPTYFKSDKMNQNLHVKQSSYRISYREALNSKSFNDPQQANIKQVILQDYRRWQGVRYLWGGDSKYGIDCSAFTRRVLGELSVNLPRTTSEQIHFGSHIAKQHLKIGDLVFFKTSPETRHVGVYVGNGQFIHASKSMGVTTSRLSDRYWESSYETSVRVI